A region from the Methanolacinia paynteri genome encodes:
- a CDS encoding ribonuclease P protein component 4 produces the protein MAPRRNKNTERKIAEERIERLFEAAHAVYEKDPSLSGRYVILAIKIAMKYRVKIPDRYRHSYCRKCFSFFSPGNNTRTRINSGKVTLTCTNCGYIRRYPIKERR, from the coding sequence ATGGCACCACGCAGGAATAAAAACACGGAAAGAAAGATCGCGGAAGAGAGGATCGAGAGACTGTTTGAAGCCGCTCACGCAGTCTATGAAAAAGATCCGTCACTTTCCGGCAGGTATGTAATTCTCGCGATAAAGATCGCGATGAAATACAGGGTGAAGATACCTGACCGTTACAGGCACAGCTATTGCAGGAAATGCTTCAGCTTCTTCTCACCCGGAAACAACACAAGAACGAGAATAAACAGCGGAAAAGTCACACTTACCTGCACGAACTGCGGGTATATCAGGAGATATCCGATAAAGGAAAGAAGATGA
- a CDS encoding YhbY family RNA-binding protein translates to MKKEEKTAGLQQLKATVWIGKKGITESTIDEIKMQIKERKIIKIKWLRNSEVDPEEVARMAGAVLIQKRGRTMILSKNK, encoded by the coding sequence ATGAAGAAGGAAGAGAAGACTGCAGGACTGCAGCAGCTGAAAGCTACGGTATGGATTGGCAAAAAAGGGATCACAGAGAGCACAATAGATGAAATCAAAATGCAGATTAAGGAGAGAAAGATCATAAAGATCAAATGGCTCAGAAACAGCGAGGTCGATCCTGAAGAAGTTGCCAGGATGGCAGGTGCCGTATTAATACAGAAAAGAGGGAGGACGATGATTCTCTCGAAAAATAAATAA
- the xseA gene encoding exodeoxyribonuclease VII large subunit, with product MDWFGIEEDSGENKIKSVSEISAIIKSRLDDDSLRGIWIEGEMTNLKNHASGHLYFSLTESVYGREFLINCAMWRSSAREVCFRPENGMKVRAYGSVEVYEPHGKYQFIVRELSAAGAGDKHLLVERWKRELAAEGLFDEVFKKALPQFPRKVGVVSSPSGAARRDIENVISRRYPVEIILSPALVQGDNAHVDIARAIRRIDGLVDVIIVGRGGGSFEDLFPFNHPDVVRAVFECKTPVVSAVGHEIDFTLVDLAADVRAPTPSAAAEIVVPDKCELENQLKSYEKTLMNSVTDRITRERELLEGFRLRLQPKKFEQLINEEFQRLDDLFGRLNHSMNGYIERQRMSLGLLQTSLAASDPKKPLERGYCIVRKNDFVVRSAADLFGDDRVEIILKDGECGAVIEDVNHGKNV from the coding sequence ATGGACTGGTTCGGCATAGAGGAGGATTCCGGGGAGAATAAGATAAAGTCCGTCTCCGAGATCTCTGCAATTATAAAAAGCAGGCTTGATGATGATTCGCTCCGCGGGATCTGGATCGAGGGGGAGATGACAAACCTTAAGAATCATGCCTCGGGCCATCTGTATTTCTCCCTGACCGAATCGGTTTACGGGAGGGAATTCCTCATAAACTGTGCAATGTGGCGCAGTTCCGCCCGAGAGGTCTGTTTCAGGCCTGAAAACGGCATGAAAGTTCGTGCATACGGTTCGGTCGAAGTCTATGAGCCTCACGGCAAGTACCAGTTTATCGTTAGGGAACTGAGTGCCGCAGGTGCAGGCGACAAGCACCTCCTCGTCGAAAGATGGAAGAGAGAGCTTGCGGCGGAAGGTCTGTTCGATGAAGTGTTCAAGAAGGCGCTTCCGCAATTTCCCAGAAAGGTAGGAGTTGTGTCTTCTCCTTCGGGTGCAGCAAGGCGCGATATAGAAAATGTGATATCCCGCAGGTACCCCGTAGAGATTATTCTGTCGCCGGCACTTGTCCAGGGGGACAACGCACATGTTGATATCGCCAGGGCAATACGCCGCATCGACGGCCTTGTGGATGTTATAATCGTCGGAAGGGGCGGAGGCAGTTTTGAGGATCTGTTCCCGTTCAATCACCCGGACGTCGTAAGAGCGGTATTCGAATGCAAGACCCCTGTTGTAAGTGCGGTCGGCCATGAGATCGATTTCACGCTTGTCGATCTTGCAGCGGATGTCAGGGCTCCTACACCGTCGGCGGCTGCAGAGATTGTGGTCCCGGACAAATGCGAGCTGGAGAACCAGCTGAAATCATATGAAAAGACGCTCATGAACTCAGTGACCGACAGGATCACGAGGGAGAGGGAATTGCTCGAGGGTTTCAGGCTGAGGCTGCAACCGAAAAAGTTTGAACAGCTGATTAATGAAGAGTTCCAGAGACTTGACGATCTCTTCGGCCGCCTGAATCATTCGATGAACGGTTATATTGAAAGGCAAAGGATGTCCCTCGGGCTTCTGCAGACTTCACTGGCGGCATCGGACCCGAAAAAACCGCTTGAAAGAGGTTATTGCATAGTCCGGAAGAATGATTTTGTTGTGAGATCTGCGGCCGATCTATTCGGGGATGACCGGGTTGAAATAATCCTGAAGGATGGAGAATGCGGAGCGGTTATAGAGGATGTGAATCATGGAAAAAACGTATGA
- a CDS encoding 30S ribosomal protein S19e, which yields MTTVYDIPPDLLIRKVAGELKELDTIEAPEWAGFAKTGVHKEMPPKDEDWWYIRAASLLRRVYIDGPVGVQRLRSFYGGKMDRGSMPSSFRKGSGSVTRKILQQLETAGYIENTPEGRRVSPAGRSFLDGAANSLKETVAESIPAIAKY from the coding sequence ATGACAACTGTATATGATATCCCACCGGATCTTCTTATCAGAAAAGTGGCTGGCGAGCTCAAAGAGCTTGACACGATAGAAGCTCCGGAATGGGCAGGATTTGCAAAGACAGGCGTCCACAAAGAGATGCCTCCGAAAGATGAAGACTGGTGGTACATACGTGCGGCATCACTGCTTCGCAGAGTGTACATCGACGGTCCCGTAGGAGTCCAGAGACTCAGGTCCTTCTACGGCGGAAAAATGGACAGGGGCTCGATGCCCTCAAGTTTCAGGAAGGGATCGGGATCGGTTACACGCAAGATCCTCCAGCAGCTTGAAACGGCCGGGTACATTGAGAACACACCTGAAGGAAGGAGAGTATCCCCTGCAGGCAGGTCATTCCTTGACGGCGCAGCAAACAGCCTGAAGGAAACTGTTGCCGAATCAATTCCGGCAATAGCAAAGTACTGA
- a CDS encoding hemolysin family protein produces the protein MNVANLGIFLFVLCLILSAFFSASEVALIGINHAKVRQLLELKKKGSLALEKIKSNTDHLLITILIGNNLVNIAAASIATAIAVDIYGDIGIGIATGLVTILMLIFGEIGPKTYAARHPEKVALFSAKIILALSYIFTPVILIYDGFKKLFRIEENLGHPIVTEEEIKQWIDAGEESGTIEEEEHQMLHRVFRFTDTYAREAMTPRGDVIMISDGSTLEDAISIFNDTGFSRLPVYHEQMDNIIGTLNVKDAFAAVYNKKTDTKIIDLLHEAHFVPESKKIDELLNELQMKKNHLAMVIDEYGTYVGIITIEDILEELVGDILDEFDVEEPEVQTIDDGVFLIDAGAWVDRINEDLNINLPTDESYETIGGLLIDRLGHIPKRGEVIRLEDQDIEMRVMKMRGRRIIDVKLIIPTGNSHTE, from the coding sequence ATGAACGTAGCTAATTTAGGAATATTTCTTTTTGTTTTGTGCCTCATTCTGTCCGCTTTTTTCTCCGCGTCCGAAGTCGCACTAATTGGTATAAATCATGCAAAGGTCAGACAGCTTCTTGAACTGAAGAAGAAAGGATCCCTTGCACTTGAAAAAATAAAGTCCAATACGGACCATCTCCTGATAACCATACTTATCGGAAACAACCTCGTAAACATCGCTGCGGCATCAATCGCAACGGCGATCGCGGTTGATATCTACGGGGATATCGGTATCGGAATAGCAACAGGACTCGTAACCATCCTGATGCTTATATTCGGAGAGATCGGACCGAAGACATATGCAGCAAGGCACCCGGAGAAGGTCGCTCTTTTCTCTGCAAAAATAATCCTTGCGCTCTCGTACATTTTCACTCCGGTAATCCTGATCTACGACGGCTTCAAAAAGCTCTTCAGGATTGAAGAGAATCTCGGCCACCCGATAGTTACGGAGGAAGAGATTAAGCAGTGGATAGATGCCGGAGAAGAATCGGGAACCATTGAAGAAGAAGAGCACCAGATGCTCCACCGCGTCTTCAGGTTCACCGACACGTATGCAAGAGAAGCAATGACCCCGAGGGGCGACGTGATCATGATAAGCGACGGTAGCACTCTCGAGGATGCGATAAGCATATTCAACGATACCGGATTCTCAAGGCTCCCCGTGTATCACGAGCAGATGGATAACATCATCGGGACACTGAATGTAAAGGATGCATTCGCAGCAGTATACAACAAGAAAACCGATACCAAAATAATCGATCTGCTGCACGAAGCCCATTTCGTCCCGGAGAGCAAGAAGATCGACGAACTCTTAAACGAACTCCAGATGAAGAAGAACCATCTTGCGATGGTAATCGACGAATACGGGACCTATGTTGGTATAATCACGATAGAAGATATACTGGAGGAGCTCGTCGGCGACATTCTCGACGAGTTCGACGTGGAGGAACCGGAGGTCCAGACGATCGACGATGGCGTATTCCTGATAGATGCGGGCGCCTGGGTCGACAGGATCAACGAGGACTTAAACATCAACCTCCCGACCGACGAATCATATGAAACTATAGGAGGCCTTCTTATAGACAGGCTCGGGCACATCCCGAAACGCGGGGAAGTAATAAGACTTGAAGACCAGGACATCGAGATGAGGGTCATGAAGATGAGGGGAAGAAGGATCATCGACGTGAAACTCATAATCCCCACCGGGAATTCCCACACAGAATAA
- a CDS encoding translation initiation factor IF-6, whose protein sequence is MVETISFAGDEHIGVYTRVFEDVAFVPLDATEEYIGSVEKRLGVEVVQTTIQGCSIIGSLLAGNSNGMIVSGLASTEEINLLKKYGKVMLLERTMNAAGNIILANDHFAAVHPETSERTAEKISEFLEVPVLMMNIGKIPTVGMAAVATNRGVILNPGASATEIAEIEEITELPVGTGTVNMGSTLIGTGLLANSKSYLAGISTSGYELGRIEEVFGF, encoded by the coding sequence ATGGTTGAAACGATCAGCTTCGCAGGCGACGAGCATATAGGCGTATACACCCGTGTATTTGAGGACGTTGCATTTGTCCCTCTGGACGCAACCGAGGAGTACATAGGTTCCGTGGAGAAAAGACTGGGTGTTGAAGTTGTTCAGACCACAATACAGGGCTGTTCGATAATCGGGTCCCTCCTTGCGGGAAACAGCAACGGGATGATTGTCAGCGGTCTTGCATCGACTGAAGAGATCAATCTTCTCAAAAAGTACGGTAAGGTAATGCTTCTTGAGCGGACCATGAACGCCGCTGGAAACATCATCCTTGCAAACGATCATTTTGCCGCAGTACACCCCGAGACCTCCGAGAGAACTGCCGAAAAGATATCGGAGTTTCTCGAAGTCCCGGTTCTTATGATGAACATCGGCAAAATACCTACCGTAGGAATGGCCGCAGTTGCGACAAACAGGGGAGTCATACTCAATCCCGGAGCATCGGCAACGGAAATAGCCGAGATCGAAGAGATTACGGAACTGCCTGTCGGAACCGGAACGGTCAACATGGGCAGCACTCTCATAGGGACCGGACTCCTTGCAAACAGCAAAAGCTACCTTGCCGGCATCTCAACGAGCGGTTATGAACTTGGAAGGATTGAAGAAGTATTTGGATTTTAA
- a CDS encoding DNA-binding protein, whose protein sequence is MVDDELAEIRRRKMQELQRQQMDQQGMEEEMARQKQAEAQMHMMLMKILEPEARERLNTIKLTKPEFAQAVEQQLIMLAQSGRIRDRISDEQLKTILNQLIPNKREINITRKHKL, encoded by the coding sequence ATGGTTGACGACGAACTTGCGGAAATTCGCAGAAGAAAGATGCAGGAGCTTCAGAGGCAGCAGATGGACCAGCAGGGAATGGAGGAGGAAATGGCCCGCCAGAAACAGGCTGAAGCCCAGATGCATATGATGCTTATGAAGATCCTCGAGCCAGAAGCCCGGGAACGTTTAAACACCATCAAACTGACAAAACCGGAATTCGCGCAGGCTGTGGAGCAGCAGCTGATTATGCTTGCCCAGAGCGGCCGTATAAGAGATCGAATCAGCGACGAACAGCTTAAGACGATCTTAAACCAGCTTATTCCGAACAAAAGAGAGATTAACATCACTCGTAAGCATAAACTATGA
- a CDS encoding sugar phosphate isomerase/epimerase family protein, whose translation MPKYSVSSMFFHEYLCAEIFSFVEKSGCNAIEFWPETPDFWLHGKKHEDIKDIFGRHPGLESITIHAPVLDLNPCSVNPDVAEVSTKNTLEAIRLAEILGAEVVTIHPGRRTAKRPAGKRDMERFQRYIDRVHTAAVETGVKVALENMPPKINSLFSEPKQMEDILEQEEWLYFTFDIAHAITNDNTKAMEFINSAFDRIINIHISRNSGVKNHFPLDNDPFIGEIMGDLSERGYDGFLTLELEDLNLDRTATAEEKISIVKKDVSYIKSFFN comes from the coding sequence ATGCCAAAATATTCAGTTTCAAGCATGTTTTTTCATGAATATTTATGTGCTGAAATATTCTCGTTCGTGGAAAAATCCGGATGCAATGCAATAGAATTCTGGCCCGAAACTCCAGACTTCTGGCTTCACGGGAAAAAACATGAGGACATAAAAGACATCTTCGGCAGACATCCGGGACTCGAATCCATCACGATTCACGCACCTGTTCTCGACTTAAATCCATGTTCGGTGAACCCTGACGTCGCCGAGGTCTCGACAAAGAATACTCTCGAAGCGATAAGACTTGCAGAAATACTTGGTGCGGAAGTGGTAACGATTCACCCCGGGAGAAGAACTGCAAAGAGGCCGGCGGGAAAGAGAGACATGGAGCGTTTCCAAAGATACATTGACAGGGTTCATACCGCAGCAGTTGAGACCGGAGTTAAGGTCGCACTTGAGAATATGCCCCCGAAGATCAACTCGCTGTTCTCCGAACCGAAACAGATGGAGGATATACTCGAACAGGAAGAATGGCTTTATTTTACATTCGACATCGCACATGCCATTACAAACGATAACACAAAGGCCATGGAATTCATTAACTCCGCATTTGACAGGATCATCAATATACATATCAGCAGGAACTCCGGAGTTAAAAACCACTTCCCGCTCGACAACGATCCCTTTATTGGAGAAATCATGGGCGATCTCTCGGAAAGGGGATATGACGGGTTCCTTACTCTCGAACTCGAGGACCTGAACCTTGATCGGACGGCCACTGCCGAAGAAAAGATCTCGATTGTCAAAAAAGACGTCAGTTACATCAAAAGTTTCTTCAACTGA
- a CDS encoding DUF7411 family protein, producing MKAGILFSGGKDSSLAALMISRDYEAELNTFVFDGDRKIPSVEKAAEALGLPLIKRVFDEGLLEKVMEMMVNDGFPNSAINLVHRSAICSLSGEYDVIGDGTRLNDRVPMLDYAEVQSIEARYQCALVRPLLGYGRREVNHLAGKYFTVEYGETGTIENGDYENEIRTAFSVQGLDPYEIFPSHHEQSLVTGKALRS from the coding sequence ATGAAAGCCGGAATACTCTTCAGCGGAGGAAAGGACAGTTCTCTTGCGGCCCTCATGATATCAAGGGATTACGAAGCCGAACTGAATACATTCGTATTCGACGGCGACAGAAAGATCCCGAGTGTCGAAAAGGCAGCTGAGGCTTTAGGACTTCCGCTTATTAAAAGAGTATTTGACGAAGGACTGCTTGAAAAAGTAATGGAGATGATGGTAAATGACGGATTCCCGAACTCTGCCATCAACCTTGTTCACAGGAGCGCCATCTGTTCCCTCTCAGGGGAATACGATGTTATAGGGGATGGAACGCGGCTGAATGACCGTGTTCCTATGCTTGATTACGCCGAAGTGCAGAGCATAGAAGCGAGATATCAATGCGCCCTCGTGCGGCCTCTGCTTGGATATGGAAGACGTGAAGTAAACCACCTCGCTGGTAAATATTTCACCGTCGAATACGGTGAAACAGGTACCATCGAGAACGGCGATTACGAAAACGAAATCCGAACAGCATTCAGTGTTCAAGGCCTCGATCCTTACGAAATATTTCCCAGCCACCATGAGCAGTCACTCGTTACCGGAAAGGCATTACGGAGCTAA
- the purN gene encoding phosphoribosylglycinamide formyltransferase — translation MIMDMKNIAVLASGRGTNFQAIIDGVDSGLIKGRICCLITDNPSAYSIERAEKAGIPVKVIDFSSFGSRTDYNSALRRRMEETGADLFVLAGYMRLLDDDTVRQFPGKMINIHPALLPSFKGLHAHKQAIEYGVKISGCTVHFVDEEMDHGAIIAQSPVPVMDDDTEDSLAERILKEEHKALQRSVALFCEDLLRIENRKVKILSAKKD, via the coding sequence ATGATAATGGATATGAAAAATATCGCCGTTCTTGCTTCAGGAAGGGGTACAAATTTTCAGGCAATAATCGACGGTGTTGATTCGGGATTGATTAAAGGCAGGATCTGCTGCCTGATTACCGATAATCCATCGGCATACTCAATAGAAAGAGCCGAAAAAGCAGGTATACCGGTAAAAGTTATCGATTTCAGCAGTTTCGGGTCCCGAACTGATTACAATTCGGCGCTTCGCAGGAGGATGGAAGAGACAGGTGCAGACCTTTTCGTCCTGGCCGGGTATATGAGGCTTCTCGACGATGATACCGTCAGGCAGTTTCCCGGAAAGATGATAAATATCCATCCGGCTCTTCTTCCGTCGTTTAAGGGTCTTCACGCCCATAAACAGGCGATAGAATACGGCGTAAAAATTTCCGGTTGTACAGTGCATTTTGTGGACGAAGAGATGGACCACGGAGCAATAATTGCCCAAAGTCCCGTTCCCGTAATGGACGATGATACCGAGGATTCCCTCGCAGAAAGAATCCTGAAAGAAGAGCACAAGGCGCTCCAGAGATCCGTTGCCCTGTTCTGTGAAGACCTGCTGAGGATAGAGAACAGGAAAGTAAAAATTCTTTCCGCTAAGAAAGACTGA
- a CDS encoding 50S ribosomal protein L39e, whose amino-acid sequence MSKVTKARKIRLAKACEQNRRVPAWVMIKTKRHVVSHPRRRNWRRSKLKV is encoded by the coding sequence ATGAGTAAAGTAACCAAAGCGAGAAAAATAAGACTTGCAAAGGCATGCGAACAGAACAGGCGCGTGCCGGCATGGGTAATGATTAAGACGAAGAGGCATGTTGTATCCCATCCCAGGAGACGCAACTGGAGAAGAAGCAAACTGAAGGTGTGA
- the pfdA gene encoding prefoldin subunit alpha has product MVSNLDNVDPREIEMLQQYLNEFGQQAEAYTAQLQILEQRRIESLTAIETIKNIGSQPDNTMLLEIGGGASMKVKALEPDNVFVNIGSNVIVEKTGDESVSYLEDRIIELEALEKKVSETITEIRKQASDVAKKMEDLYKKYQAQSGN; this is encoded by the coding sequence ATGGTGAGTAATTTGGATAATGTCGACCCCCGGGAGATTGAGATGCTCCAGCAGTATCTCAATGAATTCGGGCAGCAGGCCGAAGCCTACACCGCACAACTGCAGATACTGGAACAAAGACGAATCGAATCCCTGACGGCGATAGAGACGATAAAAAATATCGGCTCGCAACCGGACAACACGATGCTTCTTGAGATCGGCGGAGGTGCTTCCATGAAAGTGAAAGCACTCGAACCCGACAATGTTTTCGTAAATATCGGCTCGAATGTCATTGTCGAAAAGACCGGCGACGAATCAGTCAGCTATCTGGAAGACAGGATAATCGAACTCGAGGCACTCGAGAAGAAGGTATCCGAAACGATAACCGAGATCCGCAAACAGGCGTCCGATGTCGCCAAAAAAATGGAAGATCTCTACAAAAAGTACCAGGCGCAGTCAGGAAACTGA
- the rpl18a gene encoding 50S ribosomal protein L18Ae, with protein sequence MDMKNFEVTGSFKNGLEWQPFTKVISAPNEIQATESTYNVFGSKHRLKRNYIKIDSIKLINGE encoded by the coding sequence ATGGACATGAAGAATTTTGAAGTTACAGGAAGTTTTAAAAACGGACTGGAGTGGCAGCCCTTTACAAAAGTGATCTCCGCTCCAAACGAAATCCAGGCAACCGAAAGCACATATAATGTTTTCGGGAGCAAACACAGATTAAAGAGAAATTATATCAAAATTGACAGTATCAAACTTATTAATGGTGAGTAA
- a CDS encoding DUF371 domain-containing protein, which yields MSDPYPCNEITELKAVEIIRCRGHPNVTGTHRSTFEITKEPEVSRTGTCIIGVSSDKGAKDLSDEFKKILADERSELTAVFEVGGSHFQVRSFGSAGITLEHETDLVWRRSSFTCGRTVGIYSDCTAGQIPRDIIKKIQEGAEITVILTVRLNPEVRSPSVPHLPGIFHSFEESPCRACRE from the coding sequence ATGTCTGACCCTTACCCGTGCAATGAGATTACAGAATTAAAAGCAGTTGAAATAATCCGTTGCAGGGGGCATCCGAATGTTACAGGGACACACAGATCGACTTTCGAGATCACAAAGGAGCCCGAGGTCTCAAGAACCGGTACATGCATAATAGGCGTTTCTTCGGACAAAGGGGCAAAAGATCTCTCGGACGAATTCAAAAAAATTCTTGCTGACGAAAGATCCGAACTGACTGCCGTCTTCGAGGTCGGGGGGTCGCATTTTCAGGTCCGCTCGTTTGGTTCGGCAGGAATTACTCTTGAACATGAAACAGACCTTGTCTGGAGAAGAAGCAGTTTTACGTGCGGAAGAACCGTCGGGATATATTCAGACTGTACAGCCGGGCAGATCCCGCGCGATATTATAAAAAAGATACAGGAAGGCGCGGAGATTACCGTTATACTTACTGTCCGGCTGAATCCTGAAGTTCGGTCACCTTCAGTTCCGCATCTTCCAGGTATTTTTCACAGCTTTGAAGAATCTCCATGCCGCGCCTGTAGAGAGTGA
- the ftsY gene encoding signal recognition particle-docking protein FtsY: MFKSLKDRLKGVSKKFGSNIDEAIEKESQLSKADNRIPEVPEEPKPELSEEKDQPVIPTEKKPEKKAGFGSKIKVLVTEREVLITEKDISEPLEELELILLENDVAFDTTEAIISYMKDDLAGQRRKIGTNSEKFVTDALKNALLEVLGEGFLLTDYIDSHEKPVKVLFTGVNGAGKTTTIAKVAFYLKSKGYSVVIGSGDTFRAGANQQMKTHADRIGVKVISHQEGADPSAVLFDTVNYAKAHDIDVVLADTAGRFHNKGNLMKQLEKIRRVMNPDIVAYVDEAVAGNDAVIRAEEFNSAVGTDVVVLTKADMDTKGGAAISIAHTIGKPLMFLGMGQGYDDIVPFEPEKMVEELLEED, from the coding sequence ATGTTTAAATCTCTTAAGGACAGGCTGAAGGGAGTTTCGAAGAAATTCGGTTCCAATATAGACGAAGCGATAGAGAAAGAGTCGCAGCTTTCAAAAGCCGACAACCGTATACCGGAAGTGCCGGAGGAACCGAAGCCCGAACTTTCCGAAGAAAAAGATCAGCCCGTGATCCCGACTGAGAAAAAACCTGAAAAAAAAGCAGGTTTCGGCAGCAAGATCAAAGTCCTTGTTACAGAGAGGGAAGTCCTTATCACTGAAAAGGACATCTCGGAACCCCTGGAAGAGCTTGAACTTATTCTTCTCGAAAACGATGTTGCATTCGACACCACCGAGGCCATCATCAGTTATATGAAGGATGACCTCGCAGGACAGAGAAGAAAGATCGGAACCAATTCCGAGAAATTCGTTACAGATGCACTCAAAAATGCACTCCTGGAAGTCCTCGGGGAAGGTTTTCTGCTTACCGATTACATAGACTCGCACGAAAAGCCCGTAAAGGTTCTTTTTACCGGTGTCAACGGCGCAGGGAAGACTACAACTATTGCAAAGGTCGCCTTCTACCTGAAAAGCAAAGGCTACTCGGTTGTTATCGGATCGGGCGACACATTTCGTGCAGGTGCCAACCAGCAGATGAAGACTCACGCCGATCGCATCGGAGTCAAGGTTATCAGCCACCAGGAGGGAGCAGATCCTTCTGCGGTCCTGTTCGACACCGTGAACTACGCAAAGGCGCATGACATCGATGTTGTCCTTGCCGATACCGCAGGCAGATTCCACAACAAAGGGAACCTGATGAAGCAGCTCGAAAAGATCCGCCGCGTGATGAATCCCGACATCGTCGCATATGTCGACGAGGCAGTCGCAGGCAACGATGCGGTGATACGTGCGGAAGAGTTCAACTCGGCTGTTGGTACAGATGTGGTTGTGCTTACTAAAGCAGACATGGACACCAAGGGCGGTGCGGCGATCTCGATTGCACATACGATCGGCAAGCCGCTTATGTTCCTCGGAATGGGGCAGGGCTACGACGATATTGTCCCGTTCGAACCTGAAAAAATGGTTGAAGAACTCCTGGAGGAGGATTAA
- a CDS encoding zinc-ribbon domain-containing protein, with protein sequence MEIIYCPNCGCKLNKGDKFCTKCGSGFPSGDVQLKVPAVSLILSAFYPGLGQMYNGDKLSKGLLIFFGFAIGSLFFFIPGVLVWIFGMYDAYKKAGRIQEGKAEYSPARNKDIALIIFIPLIVLILILGITIYAIYFYYGSPETLLNKIEYYSQYLKSKI encoded by the coding sequence ATGGAAATTATATACTGCCCCAACTGCGGCTGTAAATTAAATAAGGGAGATAAATTCTGTACTAAGTGCGGTTCGGGATTTCCTTCGGGAGACGTACAGCTGAAGGTCCCGGCGGTTTCATTGATCCTCTCGGCTTTCTACCCCGGACTCGGACAGATGTACAACGGGGATAAACTCTCAAAAGGCCTCCTGATCTTCTTCGGCTTTGCCATAGGTTCGCTCTTCTTCTTCATACCCGGGGTTCTGGTATGGATATTCGGGATGTACGATGCCTATAAAAAAGCCGGACGGATACAGGAAGGCAAAGCCGAGTATTCGCCTGCCAGAAATAAGGATATCGCGCTTATAATCTTCATACCCCTGATCGTCCTTATACTGATACTTGGAATAACGATCTATGCAATTTATTTCTACTACGGAAGCCCCGAAACACTGCTCAACAAGATCGAATACTATTCACAATACCTGAAATCAAAAATATAA
- a CDS encoding 50S ribosomal protein L31e produces MADILKEQIYVIPLRDVKRAPRWKRSPRAMKEIREFLAKHMKSEDIKIDKSINEKIWEHGCEKPPRKIRIRAMKFEDGQVQAELAEE; encoded by the coding sequence ATGGCAGATATCTTAAAGGAACAGATCTATGTCATACCGCTTCGTGATGTCAAGAGAGCACCGCGGTGGAAGAGGAGCCCCAGAGCAATGAAAGAGATCAGGGAATTCCTTGCAAAACACATGAAAAGCGAAGACATCAAAATCGACAAGAGCATCAACGAAAAGATATGGGAACACGGATGTGAAAAACCCCCAAGAAAGATCCGCATCCGTGCAATGAAATTCGAGGACGGCCAGGTTCAGGCTGAACTTGCCGAAGAGTGA